From Nocardioides daedukensis, the proteins below share one genomic window:
- a CDS encoding DUF1295 domain-containing protein has translation MVTSFLLVSGASLLAVVVLMAVTAWIAHRIGKVSVVDTSWGLGFVLIALVAALLGGPIAGGDAARRWVLLGLVGSWGLRLAWHMHRRNRGQAEDKRYAAMLGDAPFSVAIRKVFATQAIALWFVSLPIQVSAVAGDGVAWVLVAGISLWLVGALFETIGDAQLAAYKRDPERGPVMDRGLWAWTRHPNYFGDACVWWGIFVVSASAWPGVLTIASPVVMTYFLVFATGARLLEKQMAGRPGWEDYAARTSMFVPRPPRRVQPSHRTVSRLPWRRRPAAR, from the coding sequence GTGGTGACCTCCTTCCTGCTCGTCTCCGGCGCATCGCTGCTCGCGGTCGTCGTGTTGATGGCAGTCACCGCATGGATCGCCCACCGGATCGGCAAGGTCTCGGTGGTGGACACGTCGTGGGGGCTCGGCTTCGTGCTGATCGCCCTCGTGGCCGCGTTGCTGGGTGGGCCCATAGCGGGTGGCGACGCGGCGCGCCGATGGGTGTTGCTGGGTCTGGTCGGGTCTTGGGGACTTCGACTGGCCTGGCACATGCATCGGCGCAACCGCGGCCAGGCCGAGGACAAGCGCTATGCCGCGATGCTCGGCGACGCGCCGTTCTCGGTCGCGATCCGCAAGGTCTTCGCGACCCAGGCGATCGCGTTGTGGTTCGTCTCCCTCCCGATCCAGGTCTCGGCCGTGGCCGGTGACGGCGTGGCGTGGGTGCTGGTCGCGGGCATTTCACTGTGGCTGGTCGGCGCGCTCTTCGAGACGATCGGCGACGCCCAGCTGGCGGCATACAAGCGCGATCCGGAGCGTGGTCCGGTGATGGATCGCGGGCTGTGGGCGTGGACCCGGCACCCGAACTACTTCGGCGACGCCTGCGTGTGGTGGGGCATCTTCGTGGTCTCCGCGTCGGCGTGGCCGGGCGTGCTGACCATCGCGTCGCCTGTGGTGATGACCTATTTCCTGGTCTTCGCCACCGGTGCCCGGCTGCTGGAGAAGCAGATGGCCGGGCGTCCCGGGTGGGAGGACTATGCCGCGCGGACCTCGATGTTCGTGCCCAGGCCCCCGCGTCGTGTGCAGCCGTCGCACCGCACCGTCAGCCGGCTGCCCTGGCGACGCCGACCCGCTGCGCGGTGA
- a CDS encoding anti-sigma factor produces MSDIHALVGAYAVDALDDIERQQFERHLATCADCRDEVASLRDASSMLSGITLSPPPPSLRDRVMADISTVRPLPPEVPVRKEAPRRRRFPALVAAAAAVAVIGGGAVAITQPWQDESSQQLTAAGRVLAASDAKTVGVELDGGTKAELVRSKSQGQAVLVTHDMPAAPAGKVYQLWLQSDEGEMVPAGLMSGGSDAEVLLDGDAASATAAGITVEPAGGSTSPTSDPIVLFDFAQAT; encoded by the coding sequence ATGAGTGACATCCACGCCCTCGTGGGCGCATATGCCGTCGATGCGCTCGACGACATCGAACGCCAGCAGTTCGAGCGTCACCTCGCCACCTGTGCAGACTGCCGCGACGAGGTCGCCAGCCTGCGCGATGCCTCCTCGATGCTCTCGGGCATCACCCTCAGCCCCCCGCCCCCCTCGCTGCGCGACCGGGTGATGGCCGACATCAGCACAGTCCGCCCGCTTCCTCCCGAGGTGCCGGTGCGCAAGGAGGCACCGAGGCGACGTCGGTTTCCGGCGTTGGTCGCCGCGGCTGCCGCAGTTGCGGTGATCGGTGGTGGCGCAGTCGCCATCACCCAGCCCTGGCAGGACGAGTCCAGCCAGCAGCTCACGGCCGCCGGCCGGGTGCTCGCGGCGAGCGACGCGAAGACTGTCGGCGTCGAGCTCGACGGCGGCACGAAGGCCGAGCTGGTCCGCTCCAAGTCGCAGGGACAGGCCGTCCTGGTCACCCACGACATGCCGGCCGCACCTGCCGGCAAGGTCTACCAGCTCTGGTTGCAGTCCGATGAGGGCGAGATGGTCCCTGCCGGCCTGATGTCCGGCGGCTCGGACGCCGAGGTCCTCCTCGACGGTGACGCCGCCTCGGCCACCGCGGCCGGGATCACCGTTGAACCGGCGGGCGGATCGACGAGCCCGACCAGTGACCCGATCGTGCTCTTCGACTTCGCGCAGGCGACATGA
- a CDS encoding SAM-dependent methyltransferase yields the protein MSGVATRIADGLRPLVRGDLPVRLVAWDGSTAGPADAPLVVLNSPRALSRVFWRPGELGAAQAYVSGEIDVEGDLDAALTHVWDVAHERGLDSMGATPAMAAALLKVVRDVRLPPSAPDSQARVRGRLHSKLRDSRAISHHYDLSNEFYSLILDESMAYSSAYWRSDDPAYTLADAQRDKLQLILDKLGLQPGMSMLDVGCGWGSLSLYAAERGIRVTGVTIAAEQKKFIDERIRDRGLEDHVEIHLRDYREVTGEFDAVASVEMGEHVGKRNYPTYAAVLRRAVRPGGRVLVQQMSRRGRHPGGGPFIESFIAPDMHMRPVGETVAFFEDAGLEVRDVHAMREHYVRTVAAWIDVFESNFDRVVELVGEEVARVWRLYLVGGQMAFRDGRMGVDQILAVRPGPHTVPPVRTW from the coding sequence ATGAGCGGCGTCGCGACACGCATCGCCGACGGGCTGCGGCCACTGGTCCGTGGCGACCTCCCGGTGCGACTGGTGGCCTGGGACGGTTCCACCGCCGGGCCCGCCGATGCTCCCCTGGTCGTGCTCAACTCCCCCCGTGCGCTGTCGCGGGTCTTCTGGCGCCCCGGCGAGCTGGGTGCCGCCCAGGCCTACGTCAGCGGTGAGATCGACGTCGAGGGTGACCTCGATGCGGCCCTGACCCACGTGTGGGACGTGGCCCATGAGCGCGGGCTCGACTCCATGGGTGCTACGCCGGCGATGGCAGCTGCGCTGCTCAAGGTCGTTCGCGACGTCCGGCTTCCCCCCTCGGCGCCCGACTCCCAGGCGAGAGTGCGCGGACGCCTGCACTCCAAGCTGCGCGACAGCCGCGCGATCAGTCACCACTACGACCTGTCCAACGAGTTCTACTCGCTGATCCTGGACGAGTCGATGGCCTACTCCTCGGCCTATTGGCGCTCCGACGACCCGGCGTACACGCTGGCCGACGCCCAGCGCGACAAGCTGCAGCTGATCCTCGACAAGCTGGGCCTGCAGCCCGGCATGAGCATGCTCGACGTCGGCTGCGGCTGGGGCTCGCTGTCGCTGTATGCCGCCGAGCGCGGCATCCGGGTGACCGGTGTGACCATCGCCGCGGAGCAGAAGAAGTTCATCGACGAACGGATCCGCGACCGCGGTCTCGAGGACCACGTCGAGATCCACCTGCGCGACTATCGCGAGGTCACCGGCGAGTTCGACGCGGTGGCGAGTGTCGAGATGGGCGAGCACGTCGGGAAGCGCAACTATCCGACGTACGCCGCGGTCCTGCGCCGTGCCGTGCGGCCCGGCGGACGGGTCCTGGTCCAGCAGATGTCGCGCCGGGGCAGGCATCCCGGTGGCGGCCCGTTCATCGAGTCGTTCATCGCGCCCGACATGCACATGCGCCCCGTCGGCGAGACCGTCGCGTTCTTCGAGGACGCCGGGCTCGAGGTGCGTGACGTGCACGCGATGCGCGAGCACTACGTCCGCACGGTCGCTGCGTGGATCGACGTCTTCGAGTCGAACTTCGACCGGGTCGTCGAGCTGGTCGGCGAGGAGGTCGCCCGGGTGTGGCGGCTCTATCTCGTCGGTGGCCAGATGGCCTTCCGCGACGGCCGGATGGGGGTCGACCAGATCCTCGCCGTGCGCCCCGGTCCGCACACCGTGCCCCCAGTGCGGACGTGGTGA
- a CDS encoding fasciclin domain-containing protein, producing MKHTTTIRRTGVAAAALALSFGLAACGSDDDSSADANNDTTTSQSPAGDSGDTDDMATNAGAETFGPGCSAIPKDGAGSFNGMATEPVATAASANPLLETLVTAVGAADLGDTLNAAEAITVFAPTNDAFSKIPKADLEGVLADKDLLTKILTHHVVAGQLGPDEVAGEHETLAGDKIEVKGSDEEFTVGKENAAVLCGNIPTANATVYVIDTVLMP from the coding sequence ATGAAGCACACCACCACCATCCGTCGCACCGGAGTCGCCGCAGCAGCCCTCGCCCTGAGCTTCGGCCTCGCAGCCTGTGGCTCGGACGACGACTCCAGCGCCGACGCCAACAACGACACCACCACCAGCCAGAGCCCCGCCGGTGACTCGGGCGACACCGACGACATGGCCACGAACGCCGGCGCAGAGACCTTCGGCCCCGGCTGCTCGGCAATCCCCAAGGACGGTGCCGGCTCGTTCAACGGCATGGCCACCGAGCCCGTCGCCACCGCCGCCAGCGCCAACCCGCTGCTGGAGACCCTCGTCACCGCGGTCGGTGCTGCCGACCTGGGCGACACCCTCAACGCGGCCGAGGCGATCACCGTCTTCGCGCCCACCAATGACGCCTTCTCCAAGATCCCGAAGGCCGACCTCGAGGGCGTCCTGGCCGACAAGGACCTGCTCACCAAGATCCTGACCCACCACGTGGTTGCCGGTCAGCTCGGCCCGGACGAGGTCGCCGGCGAGCACGAGACGCTCGCAGGTGACAAGATCGAGGTCAAGGGCTCCGACGAGGAGTTCACGGTGGGCAAGGAGAACGCTGCAGTGCTCTGCGGCAACATCCCCACCGCCAACGCGACGGTCTACGTCATCGACACCGTGTTGATGCCCTGA
- a CDS encoding FAD-dependent oxidoreductase: protein MSTGGPAVRRVAVVGSGVAGLTAAHVASSTASVTLFEADDRLGGHADTHIVERPGREPLAIDTGFIVHNERTYPVLLRLFAELGVATQESDMSMSISDLGTGVEWAGAMGRRGLFPTRANLTAPAYLRMLTEIPRFHRRARQLLADGANGDQTLRAFLADGGFTDYFARHFMEPLVAAVWSCDPELSLDYPARYLFSFLEHHGMLGIFGSPTWRTVTGGSREYVAKLADRLRTGGHEIRTGTKVTSIAETDQGVEVTDGNGHTERFDAVVVATHPAQALAMLAEPSRAQAEVLSAMPYSRNTARLHTDTSLMPDARNAWASWNFQRPMTPAAGVTVTYDLTRLQRLDTDEHYLVTLGGDVDPAKVIDTMEYEHPLYTPESVAAQRRLPDIDTDRIAFAGAWHGWGFHEDGAASGLRAAERLGFSWSAPTPVRTPRVYRTDIRHTRRTPWKNAFDNRSWTSLVDLDDLPRPSWRASFEARDHLGSSPSIRANVDALLASHEIELGDGGRVLMLANPRSLGHCFNPLSVFWCHRADGSLAGVVLEVHNTYGDRHAYLVHPDANGHASTPKAMYVSPFHDVSGRYEISVTAPGENLAVSITLHRDGARPFTASLSGTAVPQGSRPIRSVFAPILTTLLIRIQGVGLWMRRLKVRPRPVHPRQKGV from the coding sequence ATGAGCACCGGCGGCCCCGCGGTGCGCCGGGTGGCTGTCGTCGGAAGCGGCGTGGCCGGCCTCACCGCCGCCCACGTCGCTTCGTCGACGGCTTCGGTGACCCTGTTCGAGGCCGACGACCGGCTCGGCGGCCACGCCGACACGCACATCGTCGAGCGGCCGGGACGTGAGCCCCTGGCCATCGACACCGGCTTCATCGTCCACAACGAGCGCACCTATCCGGTGCTCCTGCGACTGTTCGCCGAGCTCGGCGTGGCGACCCAGGAGTCGGACATGTCGATGTCGATCAGCGACCTCGGCACCGGCGTCGAGTGGGCCGGGGCGATGGGTCGGCGCGGACTCTTCCCCACCCGCGCCAACCTCACGGCACCGGCATACCTGCGGATGCTCACCGAGATCCCCCGCTTCCACCGCCGGGCCCGGCAACTGCTGGCCGACGGCGCGAACGGTGACCAGACGCTGCGCGCGTTCCTGGCCGACGGTGGGTTCACCGACTACTTCGCCCGGCACTTCATGGAGCCGTTGGTCGCGGCCGTCTGGTCGTGCGACCCCGAGCTCTCCCTGGACTACCCGGCGCGCTACCTGTTCTCGTTCCTCGAGCACCACGGCATGCTCGGCATCTTCGGCTCGCCGACCTGGCGCACGGTCACCGGCGGATCGCGGGAGTATGTCGCGAAGCTCGCCGACCGGCTCCGCACCGGCGGCCACGAGATCCGCACCGGCACCAAGGTCACCTCGATCGCCGAGACCGACCAGGGGGTCGAGGTCACCGACGGCAACGGCCACACCGAGCGCTTCGACGCCGTCGTGGTCGCCACCCACCCCGCCCAGGCGCTGGCCATGCTCGCAGAGCCGAGCCGGGCCCAGGCCGAGGTGCTCTCCGCGATGCCCTACTCGCGCAACACCGCCCGCCTGCACACCGACACCAGCCTGATGCCCGACGCGCGCAACGCCTGGGCGTCGTGGAACTTCCAGCGCCCGATGACCCCGGCTGCCGGCGTCACGGTGACCTACGACCTGACCCGGTTGCAGCGACTCGACACCGATGAGCACTACCTGGTCACCCTCGGCGGCGACGTCGATCCGGCAAAGGTCATCGACACGATGGAGTATGAGCACCCGCTCTACACTCCCGAGTCGGTCGCGGCGCAGCGACGCCTGCCCGATATCGACACCGACCGGATCGCCTTCGCCGGCGCCTGGCACGGCTGGGGCTTCCACGAGGACGGCGCGGCCTCGGGTCTGCGCGCGGCCGAGCGACTGGGCTTCAGCTGGTCGGCTCCGACCCCGGTGCGCACGCCGCGCGTCTATCGCACCGACATCCGCCACACCCGGCGTACGCCGTGGAAGAACGCGTTCGACAACCGGTCCTGGACCTCGTTGGTCGACCTCGACGACCTTCCTCGCCCTTCGTGGCGGGCCTCCTTCGAGGCGCGCGACCACCTCGGCTCCTCGCCCTCAATCCGCGCCAACGTGGACGCCCTCCTGGCCAGCCACGAGATCGAGCTCGGCGACGGCGGCCGGGTGCTGATGCTGGCCAACCCGCGCTCGCTGGGGCACTGCTTCAATCCGCTCTCCGTGTTCTGGTGCCACCGAGCCGACGGATCGCTGGCCGGCGTGGTGCTCGAGGTGCACAACACCTATGGCGATCGGCACGCCTATCTGGTCCACCCGGACGCGAACGGGCACGCGTCGACCCCGAAGGCGATGTATGTGTCGCCGTTCCACGACGTCTCCGGTCGCTATGAGATCTCGGTGACCGCGCCCGGCGAGAACCTCGCCGTGTCGATCACCCTGCACCGCGACGGGGCCCGACCGTTCACCGCCTCGCTGAGCGGAACCGCGGTCCCCCAGGGCAGCCGCCCAATTCGATCCGTGTTTGCACCAATCCTCACCACCCTTCTGATCCGAATACAGGGTGTGGGCCTCTGGATGCGCCGACTGAAGGTGCGTCCACGCCCCGTCCACCCACGACAGAAGGGGGTCTGA
- the sigK gene encoding ECF RNA polymerase sigma factor SigK translates to MRGIAAVPSGDTSPEGPVDLAALFRRASRGDESAFGQLYDATAARVHGLVLRVVRDPAQAEEVTQEAYLEVWRTASRFDPERGSPLSWLMTIAHRRAVDRVRSAEASSRRDSTWHNQSAVVDHDETAEAATAALEATRVRAALHTLTDVQREALELAYFGGYTHVEVATMLDLPVGTAKTRIRDGLIRLRDTLGPREEGSIR, encoded by the coding sequence GTGAGAGGCATTGCAGCCGTTCCCTCGGGCGACACGTCGCCCGAGGGTCCGGTTGACCTCGCGGCCCTGTTCCGTCGGGCATCCAGGGGCGACGAATCCGCCTTCGGACAGCTCTACGACGCAACCGCAGCTCGAGTCCACGGGCTGGTGCTGCGCGTGGTGCGCGACCCGGCCCAGGCCGAGGAGGTCACCCAGGAGGCCTATCTCGAGGTGTGGCGCACCGCGTCCCGCTTCGACCCCGAGCGCGGCAGTCCGCTGTCGTGGCTGATGACCATCGCCCACCGTCGTGCCGTGGACCGGGTCCGATCTGCAGAGGCCTCGAGCCGCCGCGACTCGACCTGGCACAACCAGTCGGCAGTGGTGGACCACGACGAGACCGCCGAGGCGGCCACCGCGGCACTCGAGGCGACTCGGGTGCGAGCAGCGCTGCACACGCTGACCGACGTACAACGCGAAGCCCTGGAGCTGGCCTACTTCGGCGGCTACACCCACGTAGAGGTGGCGACCATGCTCGATCTGCCGGTCGGCACCGCAAAAACCAGAATCCGAGACGGGTTGATCCGTCTCCGCGACACCTTGGGGCCCAGGGAAGAAGGGAGCATCCGATGA
- a CDS encoding molybdopterin-dependent oxidoreductase — translation MAAGHLTAALLTPSSSPVLAVGSTVIDLTPTPLKEYAVREFGTRDKPILLATVIAVTLLLAAIAGWLSRKHFAVGVVFLLVLVALAGAAALTRPLATLEDLIPAVVTAIMGLAVLFLLVRHPSPKRMRHPMRQAELAEQPMSRRMVLIASGVVASMTGLMAWGGERIIARRTNPGSITLPPPADPAPPLPRGIEQSYRGISRLQTPTDTFYRVDTNLTLPVVSVDDWTLTIDGDVENEFTLTFDELAAMPLVERDITMTCVSNEVGGRYVGAARWLGVPLTALFERAGVGTKADQILSTAVDGFTISTPLDVATDGRDAMVAIGMNGKSLKAEHGFPARLITPGIYGFVGATKWLTKLTLTTYAKETAYWTDRKWATDAPIKIASRIDTPRPLSTIDAGRVVIGGVAWAQTRGIERVEIRIDGGPWQPTRLGPDVGVDYWRQWYQFWDAEPGRHMLAVRAIGADGEVQTPVRATPFPAGSSGIQEIVISVR, via the coding sequence ATGGCCGCAGGGCACCTCACCGCGGCGCTGCTGACGCCGTCCTCCTCCCCCGTGCTCGCGGTCGGCTCGACGGTGATCGACCTGACGCCCACTCCGCTCAAGGAGTACGCCGTGCGCGAGTTCGGCACCCGCGACAAGCCGATCCTGCTCGCCACCGTGATCGCGGTGACCCTGCTGCTGGCCGCGATCGCCGGTTGGCTCAGCCGCAAGCACTTCGCTGTCGGGGTCGTCTTCCTGCTCGTCCTGGTGGCCCTGGCCGGCGCCGCTGCGCTGACCCGCCCCCTCGCCACGCTCGAGGACCTCATCCCCGCCGTGGTGACCGCGATCATGGGCCTGGCCGTGCTCTTCCTGCTCGTGCGCCACCCGTCGCCGAAGCGGATGCGCCACCCCATGCGCCAGGCCGAGCTGGCCGAGCAGCCGATGTCACGCCGGATGGTCCTGATCGCCTCCGGAGTCGTCGCCTCGATGACCGGCCTGATGGCGTGGGGCGGCGAACGCATCATCGCCCGACGCACCAACCCCGGCAGCATCACCCTGCCGCCGCCCGCCGACCCGGCTCCGCCGCTCCCGCGCGGCATCGAGCAGTCCTATCGCGGGATCAGTCGGTTGCAGACCCCGACCGACACCTTCTACCGGGTGGACACCAACCTGACCCTGCCCGTGGTCTCCGTGGACGACTGGACACTCACCATCGACGGCGACGTGGAGAACGAGTTCACCCTCACCTTCGACGAGCTCGCCGCCATGCCCCTGGTGGAGCGCGACATCACGATGACCTGTGTCTCCAACGAGGTCGGCGGTCGCTACGTCGGCGCAGCCCGCTGGCTCGGAGTGCCGCTGACTGCCCTGTTCGAACGCGCCGGCGTCGGCACCAAGGCCGACCAGATCCTCAGCACCGCGGTCGACGGCTTCACCATCAGCACCCCGTTGGACGTCGCGACCGACGGTCGTGACGCGATGGTCGCGATCGGGATGAACGGCAAGTCACTGAAGGCCGAGCACGGCTTCCCGGCCCGCCTGATCACCCCCGGCATCTATGGCTTCGTCGGGGCGACCAAGTGGCTCACCAAGCTGACGCTGACCACCTACGCCAAGGAGACGGCGTACTGGACCGATCGCAAGTGGGCCACCGACGCCCCGATCAAGATCGCCTCCCGGATCGACACACCCCGACCGTTGAGCACCATCGACGCCGGTCGCGTCGTCATCGGAGGCGTGGCGTGGGCGCAGACTCGCGGCATCGAGCGCGTCGAGATCCGCATCGACGGCGGCCCCTGGCAGCCGACGCGCCTGGGACCGGACGTCGGCGTGGACTACTGGCGCCAGTGGTACCAGTTCTGGGACGCCGAGCCGGGCCGTCACATGCTCGCCGTGCGCGCCATCGGCGCCGACGGCGAGGTCCAGACCCCTGTCCGGGCGACCCCGTTCCCCGCCGGATCCAGCGGCATCCAAGAAATTGTCATTTCAGTGCGTTGA
- a CDS encoding SAM-dependent methyltransferase, with product MTIADSTRPSATDGWPGLYDVPSGPRARIAAGVSRRLLRTIADRLGVVVAQPGEPHAPGVPTLVLRRPEEFFRRVGDDGLIGFGEAWMTQAWDSPDLHLLLDTMAREMATLVPEPLQRLRRFWAAQMPHLHRNSADQTRDNISAHYDLSNDLFAEFLDPTMSYSSGLFTCDVDAHSDHWTAGVPTSDDLEQAQIRKIDRLLDQAGVTAGSRVLEIGTGWGELAIRAAARGATVHSVTLSSEQLALANERIALAGFSEAVEVSLLDYRAVSGSYDAVVSVEMIEAVGEEFWPTYFEKIDSLLAPGGRVAIQAITMPHDRMLATRGGFTWINKYIFPGGFLPSVEAIEQVTSEHTSLRVVDRLAFGQHYAETLRQWDHAFQAASERTRELGFDEVFERMWHFYLVYSQAGFSSGYLDVQQVTLARSDEPTSGAGR from the coding sequence ATGACCATCGCCGACTCCACCCGCCCGAGTGCCACCGACGGCTGGCCTGGCCTGTACGACGTACCGTCCGGGCCCCGGGCCAGGATCGCTGCCGGCGTCTCCCGCCGGTTGCTCCGCACCATCGCCGACCGCCTCGGCGTCGTGGTGGCACAGCCCGGAGAACCGCACGCGCCCGGCGTACCGACCCTGGTGCTGCGCCGTCCCGAGGAGTTCTTCCGGCGCGTCGGCGACGACGGCCTGATCGGGTTCGGCGAGGCGTGGATGACCCAGGCGTGGGACTCCCCCGACCTGCACCTGCTGCTGGACACGATGGCCCGCGAGATGGCCACCCTGGTCCCCGAGCCGCTGCAACGGCTCCGTCGGTTCTGGGCCGCCCAGATGCCGCACCTGCACCGCAACAGCGCCGACCAGACCCGGGACAACATCTCGGCGCACTACGACCTGTCCAACGACCTCTTCGCCGAGTTCCTCGACCCCACGATGAGCTATTCCTCGGGGCTCTTCACCTGCGACGTGGACGCCCACAGCGACCACTGGACCGCTGGGGTGCCCACCTCCGACGACCTCGAGCAGGCACAGATCCGCAAGATCGACCGCCTGCTCGACCAGGCCGGCGTCACCGCCGGCTCCCGCGTCCTCGAGATCGGCACCGGGTGGGGCGAGCTCGCCATCCGGGCAGCCGCCCGTGGAGCGACCGTGCACTCGGTCACCCTCTCCTCCGAGCAGCTCGCCCTGGCCAACGAGCGGATCGCGCTGGCCGGCTTCTCCGAGGCCGTCGAGGTCTCCCTGCTCGACTATCGCGCCGTGAGCGGCAGCTATGACGCTGTGGTCTCCGTCGAGATGATCGAGGCGGTGGGCGAGGAGTTCTGGCCGACCTACTTCGAGAAGATCGACTCCCTGCTCGCCCCCGGCGGACGGGTGGCGATCCAGGCGATCACCATGCCGCACGACCGGATGCTGGCGACCCGCGGCGGGTTCACCTGGATCAACAAGTACATCTTCCCCGGCGGCTTCCTCCCCTCGGTCGAGGCGATCGAGCAGGTGACCAGCGAGCACACCTCGCTGCGGGTCGTGGACCGGCTCGCCTTCGGGCAGCACTACGCCGAGACGCTGCGGCAGTGGGACCACGCGTTCCAAGCCGCCTCGGAGCGGACCCGCGAGCTGGGCTTCGACGAGGTCTTCGAGCGGATGTGGCACTTCTACCTGGTCTACTCGCAGGCCGGGTTCTCCTCGGGCTACCTCGACGTCCAGCAGGTCACCCTGGCCCGATCCGACGAGCCCACCAGTGGCGCGGGCCGATGA
- a CDS encoding MalY/PatB family protein, giving the protein MRILGESLEELRATRTSVKWRGYDPDVVPVWVAEMDARPCAPVVDAVTAALGAGDTGYAFAAPFAEAFAGFAQRRWSWTVDADSTLIVPDVMIGVEEIIRVISGDAVVVSTPCYDSFHGFVEAARKRPVLAPLDSNHRLDPAALARAFEDAGRGSAYLLCNPQNPTGTVHTAEELGTLAALANEYGILVISDEIHAPLVAPGVRFTPYLEVPGAQSGVAIVSASKAFNLAGLKVALAVPGADCVIVKELHEVITHGANHLSVLAQTAAYNEGNAWLDQLNVEIVENRELLTDLLARDLPELRMTPAEATYLGWLDCRALGHDDPAAVFLERGRVALASGSRYDPQHGAGWARFNLGTSPAVIEEAVRRMVTAVR; this is encoded by the coding sequence ATGAGGATCCTCGGAGAATCACTCGAAGAGCTCCGTGCCACCCGCACCTCAGTGAAGTGGCGCGGCTATGACCCCGACGTGGTGCCGGTCTGGGTGGCCGAGATGGACGCCCGGCCCTGTGCGCCGGTCGTCGACGCGGTCACCGCGGCCCTCGGCGCCGGCGACACCGGCTATGCCTTCGCCGCCCCGTTCGCCGAGGCGTTCGCGGGGTTCGCGCAACGCCGTTGGTCGTGGACCGTGGACGCCGACTCGACGCTCATCGTCCCGGACGTGATGATCGGCGTCGAGGAGATCATTCGCGTCATCAGCGGTGACGCGGTGGTGGTCAGCACACCCTGCTACGACAGCTTCCACGGCTTCGTCGAGGCCGCCCGCAAGCGCCCCGTCCTCGCGCCCCTCGACAGCAACCATCGCCTCGATCCCGCTGCGCTCGCCCGCGCGTTCGAGGACGCCGGCCGGGGCTCGGCCTACCTGCTCTGCAACCCGCAGAACCCGACCGGGACCGTGCACACCGCCGAGGAGCTCGGCACCCTCGCGGCGCTGGCCAACGAGTACGGCATCCTGGTCATCTCCGACGAGATCCACGCACCGCTGGTTGCGCCGGGCGTCCGGTTCACGCCCTACCTCGAGGTGCCCGGTGCACAGAGCGGAGTCGCGATCGTCTCGGCGTCGAAGGCGTTCAACCTGGCTGGGCTGAAGGTCGCCCTCGCCGTACCCGGCGCCGACTGCGTCATCGTCAAGGAGCTGCACGAGGTGATCACCCACGGGGCGAACCACCTCTCGGTCCTGGCCCAGACCGCGGCCTACAACGAGGGCAATGCGTGGCTCGACCAGCTCAACGTCGAGATCGTCGAGAACCGGGAGCTGCTCACCGACCTACTCGCCCGCGACCTACCCGAGCTCCGCATGACGCCCGCCGAGGCGACGTACCTCGGATGGCTCGACTGCCGTGCGCTCGGCCACGACGATCCGGCCGCGGTCTTCCTCGAGCGCGGCCGGGTGGCACTGGCCAGCGGCAGCCGTTATGACCCGCAGCACGGAGCCGGGTGGGCGCGGTTCAATCTGGGCACGTCACCTGCGGTCATCGAGGAAGCGGTACGCCGGATGGTCACCGCCGTGCGCTGA